The Trypanosoma brucei brucei TREU927 chromosome 9, whole genome shotgun sequence genome includes a window with the following:
- a CDS encoding ABC transporter, putative, which translates to MPDSPETGRAPINLEGELCMERVVNYTWENLAFQVPAKDSDGRKIKKTLIHKMSGTALGGRVLAIMGPSGAGKTTLMSAITGKLHGTEKNLEGCCFLNNAIFTDRYRAVVSFVAQDDIVMAMDTPYEATYFACRVRLGLGPRESEVLVNEVINRLHLVECQDTVLGIPGLVKGVSGGERKRANVATALVANPCVIVLDEPTTGLDSVNALRVGQMLQDLAKKEKRTVIATVHSPSSELVETFDDLLLLSEGHVVYHGPREEATAYFASIGHQVPPRTNPCEYFMELLQLPKEELEVLWRAWELYLTTPAASTNPCLLKVSGPITERDPYLEDHLKKKGSSWIVQLVELTKRSYRMYPRHPSAVFVRLVQTLFVGILMALFYFRITLDQNGVKDRLGVLHMVLINGMFSSAMYGAAAYPPERAVYLQEQSTDSYNALTYVLAKFIAETAFQVAFPTAFALITYFTIGFYASFSAFMVHWFLLVQLALTAYAFGLAFATFFKSINTTYALLPVVFLPLIIVTGLYANTERLHPYWSWLIVISFPRHAYLGVVINEFSRLEKICDPPDLHCRYPDGQSVIEFFNFDSWSWWKSIVVLLAYQAVLIIITFVSLLIQGKRSRGRLVFRKNLDSRSDPAQTAACAGETEEGK; encoded by the coding sequence ATGCCGGATTCACCTGAAACTGGAAGAGCACCAATAAACCTCGAGGGTGAACTCTGCATGGAGAGGGTAGTGAACTACACTTGGGAGAACTTGGCCTTTCAGGTGCCCGCGAAGGACAGTGATGGGCGtaagataaaaaaaacgctgaTCCACAAGATGAGTGGGACGGCTTTGGGAGGGCGGGTCCTCGCAATCATGGGGCCATCCGGTGCCGGAAAAACTACATTGATGAGCGCCATCACGGGAAAACTGCACGGCACAGAAAAGAACCTTGAAGGATGTTGCTTCCTTAACAATGCGATATTCACAGATCGGTACAGGGCGGTCGTGTCTTTTGTGGCGCAGGATGATATTGTCATGGCCATGGACACACCGTATGAAGCCACTTACTTTGCATGCCGCGTACGTCTCGGGTTGGGGCCTCGCGAATCAGAAGTCCTTGTGAATGAAGTCATTAACCGTCTGCACCTTGTAGAGTGCCAGGACACCGTGTTGGGTATTCCAGGACTTGTAAAGGGTGTGTCGGGTGGTGAACGGAAACGAGCTAATGTGGCCACGGCTCTCGTGGCAAACCCCTGTGTTATTGTGTTGGATGAACCAACCACTGGCCTCGACTCCGTCAACGCCCTTCGCGTGGGTCAGATGCTTCAAGACCTcgcaaagaaggagaagcgaACTGTTATCGCAACCGTTCACTCACCATCTTCTGAGCTCGTAGAGACATTCGATGACCTATTATTACTCTCTGAGGGTCATGTGGTATATCATGGACCGAGGGAGGAGGCCACAGCATACTTCGCATCTATCGGTCATCAGGTGCCCCCGCGGACAAATCCCTGTGAGTACTTCATGGAACTCCTTCAGCTTCCGAAGGAGGAGTTAGAGGTGTTGTGGCGGGCCTGGGAACTTTATCTGACGACGCCAGCCGCGAGCACGAATCCCTGCCTGTTAAAGGTGTCGGGCCCCATTACGGAGAGAGACCCCTACCTGGAAGACCatctaaagaaaaaaggatccAGCTGGATTGTCCAACTGGTTGAACTTACGAAACGCTCCTATCGAATGTATCCCCGCCACCCAAGCGCTGTCTTTGTTCGACTCGTGCAGACACTCTTCGTTGGTATTCTGATGgcccttttctattttcggATTACTTTGGATCAAAATGGCGTGAAGGATCGTCTCGGTGTTCTACATATGGTGTTAATTAATGGCATGTTTTCGTCCGCAATGTACGGCGCCGCCGCTTACCCACCGGAACGTGCTGTGTATCTTCAGGAGCAATCCACCGACTCGTACAATGCGCTGACTTACGTGCTCGCAAAGTTTATCGCTGAGACGGCGTTTCAGGTTGCGTTCCCCACGGCGTTCGCTCTAATCACCTACTTTACGATCGGGTTTTACGCTTCATTTTCCGCCTTTATGGTGCACTGGTTTCTGTTGGTGCAGTTAGCCCTCACAGCGTATGCCTTTGGTCTCGCCTTCGCAACGTTCTTCAAGTCCATCAACACAACCTACGCGCTGCTTCCTGTTGTGTTTCTCCCGCTCATTATAGTAACCGGGTTGTACGCCAACACAGAACGGTTGCACCCCTATTGGTCGTGGTTGATCgtcatttctttccctcgTCACGCCTACCTTGGTGTCGTTATCAATGAGTTCAGCAGACTTGAAAAGATTTGTGACCCACCTGACCTTCACTGCCGCTATCCCGATGGTCAATCTGTCATTGAGTTCTTTAATTTTGACAGTTGGAGTTGGTGGAAGTCCATTGTCGTGCTCCTGGCGTATCAAGCTGTGcttatcatcatcacatTTGTGTCCCTGCTCATTCAGGGGAAGCGAAGCAGAGGACGTTTAGTATTCAGGAAGAATCTTGACTCCCGTAGCGACCCTGCTCAGACCGCTGCTTGCGCTGGTGAAACGGAAGAGGGGAAGTGA
- a CDS encoding inositol-1(or 4)-monophosphatase, putative (similar to Inositol-1(or 4)-monophosphatase 3 (EC 3.1.3.25) (IMPase 3) (IMP 3)(Inositol monophosphatase 3) (Swiss-Prot:P54928) (Lycopersicon esculentum)) produces MAEYDINLEEALGAAIEAARKAGGIMWDFYQYRRETIATIASKMQKDASDSVDVSSGTEAVNPSVSQLLDIKAKTSTTDLVTYYDKLCDEAIMNVLQQYSSTVENQKRGAGYTSFRFGFITEEICPDKQLEDVPTWIVDPIDGTMSFVHGSCDCCVSIGLTIKKETVLAVIYCPFLPSINKNPPGPTSSGVYAGEMYTAIRGQGAFLNGRRIVVQTDTTQDAAMVVFGYPMRPVLSAEEREKNSNDLEKARKEKHCEMLDAAAHIRKKLAMCPVQGLRSYGACALILAFVASGRIDLYMEPSGKIWDVCAGNLLVTEAGGVVKNIWGDEFEMERTTTIIAGANEKLVSFAAEICNEVSYGRFWL; encoded by the coding sequence ATGGCTGAGTATGACATTAATTTGGAGGAAGCGCTTGGTGCGGCAATAGAGGCAGCTCGTAAAGCAGGTGGTATCATGTGGGACTTCTACCAGTACCGCCGGGAAACCATTGCAACCATAGCttcaaaaatgcaaaaagaTGCCTCTGACAGTGTTGATGTGTCGTCAGGCACCGAAGCGGTGAATCCCAGCGTCTCTCAGCTCCTTGACATAAAGGCCAAAACTTCAACCACAGATCTTGTCACATATTACGACAAACTTTGCGATGAAGCGATAATGAATGTTCTTCAGCAATACTCGTCAACGGTTGAAAACCAGAAGCGCGGAGCAGGTTACACTTCGTTTCGCTTCGGTTTTATTACGGAAGAAATATGCCCTGATAAGCAACTGGAAGACGTACCGACTTGGATTGTTGATCCCATTGATGGCACTATGTCGTTTGTGCATGGGTCGTGCGACTGCTGCGTGAGTATTGGACTCAccataaagaaggaaacggTCCTTGCGGTGATTTATTGCCCGTTCCTCCCCTCTATAAACAAAAACCCCCCAGGACCGACCTCCTCTGGCGTCTACGCTGGTGAGATGTACACTGCCATTCGAGGCCAAGGGGCCTTTCTCAATGGCAGACGCATAGTCGTGCAGACGGACACTACTCAAGATGCGGCTATGGTGGTCTTTGGCTACCCAATGCGTCCCGTGCTATCGGCAGAGGAACGGGAGAAAAATAGCAACGACCTGGAGAAAGccagaaaggaaaagcactGCGAAATGTTAGATGCTGCAGCACATATTCGAAAGAAGCTTGCCATGTGTCCAGTCCAGGGACTGCGCAGTTACGGCGCCTGTGCACTCATTTTAGCTTTTGTTGCTTCGGGTCGGATTGACCTCTACATGGAGCCCTCCGGCAAGATATGGGACGTCTGTGCAGGGAACCTTCTGGTCACTGAGGCGGGGGGTGTCGTGAAAAATATATGGGGGGATGAGTTCGAAATGGAGCGGACAACAACAATCATCGCAGGTGCAAACGAGAAGCTCGTGTCTTTTGCCGCAGAAATCTGCAATGAGGTGAGCTATGGAAGATTTTGGCTGTAG